A genome region from Bradyrhizobium sp. WSM1417 includes the following:
- the pheT gene encoding phenylalanine--tRNA ligase subunit beta, translating to MKFTLSWLKEHLETDEPLDKLAEKLTMIGLEVENIEDKAKALKPFTIAKVISAEQHPNADRLRVCMVDTGDGGAPVQVVCGAPNARTGLVSVFSPPGTYIPGKDITLGVGTIRGVESRGMLCSAAELQISNDHDGIMELPADAPIGAAYAAWAGLGDPVVEINLTPNRQDCTGVHGIARDLAAADMGKFKDPAIKPIKGEFPCPVKVTVEDAALCPGFALRLVRGVKNGPSPEWLQKRLTAIGLRPINALVDITNFMTYDRARPLHVFDAKKVKGNLVVRRARDGETLLALDGRSYNLDPAICVIADEHGVESLAGIMGGEASGCDETTTDVLIESALWNEINIAQTGRKLGINSDARYRFERGIDPAFMVPGLELATKLVMEMCGGTPSENVVVGKTFGDDRVIDFPVTEVKRLSGIEVPMPEMKRILTHLGFMMAGPGPVVKVAVPSWRTDVHGKADIVEEVVRIHGVDKVPMTPFERGEDARKPVLTPLQLRTRRARRALASRGIIEAVTWSFITKSAAELFGGGQRELEVANPIASDLSDMRPTLLAGLIAAAQANADRGFGDVALFEVGQVFKGDRPQDQFMAASGVRRGFASSQGLGRHWSGSAQADLFDAKADALAVLAAAGAPMQALQIVAGGPSWLHPGRSGTIQIGPQNVLGYFGEVHPRALEALGAGGPLMVFEVILDRIPEAKKKPTRAKPVIELSAFQPVSRDFAFIVDRTVKGGDIVRAAQSVDKKLITAVNVFDVYEGKGIDDGKKSIAIAVTIQPREKTLTDQEIEAVAAKIVAEVTKKTGGTLRA from the coding sequence ATGAAATTCACTCTCTCCTGGCTGAAGGAACATCTCGAGACCGACGAGCCGCTGGACAAGCTCGCCGAGAAGCTCACCATGATCGGGCTCGAGGTCGAGAACATCGAGGACAAGGCGAAGGCGCTGAAGCCGTTCACCATCGCGAAGGTGATATCCGCCGAGCAGCATCCGAATGCGGATCGGCTGCGCGTCTGCATGGTCGACACCGGCGACGGTGGCGCACCGGTGCAGGTGGTGTGCGGCGCGCCGAATGCGCGCACGGGTCTCGTCAGCGTGTTTTCGCCGCCCGGCACCTACATTCCCGGCAAGGACATCACGCTCGGTGTCGGCACCATCCGTGGCGTCGAGAGCCGCGGCATGCTGTGCTCGGCGGCTGAATTGCAGATTTCCAACGACCATGACGGCATCATGGAATTGCCCGCGGATGCGCCGATCGGCGCTGCTTACGCCGCATGGGCCGGCCTCGGCGATCCCGTGGTCGAGATCAATCTGACCCCGAACCGGCAGGACTGCACCGGCGTGCACGGCATCGCGCGCGACCTTGCCGCCGCCGACATGGGCAAGTTCAAAGACCCGGCCATCAAGCCGATCAAGGGCGAATTCCCGTGCCCGGTGAAGGTCACGGTCGAAGACGCCGCGCTGTGCCCCGGCTTCGCGCTGCGCCTCGTGCGCGGCGTGAAGAACGGGCCATCGCCGGAATGGCTGCAGAAGCGGCTGACCGCGATCGGGCTGCGCCCGATCAACGCGCTGGTCGACATCACCAACTTCATGACTTACGACCGCGCACGGCCGCTGCACGTGTTCGACGCGAAGAAAGTGAAGGGCAATCTCGTGGTGCGCCGCGCGCGTGACGGCGAGACGCTGCTCGCGCTCGACGGCCGCAGCTACAATCTCGATCCCGCGATTTGCGTGATCGCGGACGAGCACGGCGTCGAATCGCTCGCCGGCATCATGGGCGGCGAGGCCTCGGGCTGCGACGAGACCACCACGGACGTGCTGATCGAATCGGCGCTGTGGAACGAGATCAACATCGCCCAGACCGGCCGCAAGCTCGGCATCAATTCGGACGCGCGTTACCGATTCGAGCGCGGCATCGATCCGGCCTTCATGGTGCCGGGGCTGGAGCTTGCGACGAAACTCGTGATGGAGATGTGCGGCGGCACGCCGTCCGAGAACGTCGTGGTCGGCAAGACCTTCGGCGACGACCGCGTGATCGATTTTCCGGTCACCGAGGTCAAGCGGCTCTCGGGCATCGAAGTGCCGATGCCGGAGATGAAACGCATCCTGACCCATCTCGGTTTCATGATGGCGGGCCCGGGCCCCGTCGTGAAGGTCGCGGTGCCGTCGTGGCGGACCGACGTGCACGGCAAGGCCGACATCGTCGAGGAAGTCGTCCGCATCCACGGCGTCGACAAGGTGCCGATGACGCCGTTCGAGCGCGGCGAGGACGCACGCAAACCCGTGCTGACCCCGCTCCAGCTCCGCACCCGCCGCGCCAGACGCGCGCTGGCGAGCCGCGGCATCATCGAAGCGGTGACTTGGTCCTTCATCACGAAATCCGCGGCCGAGTTGTTCGGCGGCGGCCAGCGCGAACTCGAGGTCGCCAACCCGATCGCGTCGGATCTCTCCGACATGCGCCCGACCCTGTTGGCGGGCCTGATCGCGGCGGCGCAGGCCAATGCCGATCGCGGCTTTGGCGATGTCGCGCTGTTCGAGGTCGGGCAGGTGTTCAAGGGCGACCGACCGCAGGATCAGTTCATGGCGGCAAGCGGCGTCCGCCGCGGCTTTGCGTCGTCGCAAGGCCTCGGACGGCACTGGTCGGGTTCGGCGCAGGCTGACTTGTTCGACGCCAAGGCCGATGCGCTCGCGGTGCTCGCTGCCGCCGGCGCACCGATGCAAGCGCTTCAGATCGTCGCGGGCGGCCCGTCCTGGCTGCATCCCGGGCGCTCCGGCACGATCCAGATCGGGCCGCAGAACGTGCTCGGCTATTTCGGCGAGGTGCATCCGCGCGCGCTCGAGGCGCTCGGTGCCGGCGGCCCGCTGATGGTATTCGAGGTGATCCTCGACCGCATCCCCGAGGCGAAGAAGAAGCCGACCCGTGCCAAGCCCGTGATCGAGCTGTCGGCATTCCAGCCGGTCTCACGCGATTTCGCCTTCATTGTCGACCGCACCGTGAAGGGCGGCGATATCGTGCGCGCGGCCCAGAGCGTCGACAAAAAGCTGATCACCGCCGTGAACGTGTTCGACGTCTACGAAGGCAAGGGCATCGACGACGGCAAGAAATCGATCGCAATCGCGGTGACGATCCAGCCGCGCGAAAAAACCCTGACCGACCAGGAGATCGAGGCCGTCGCCGCGAAGATCGTGGCGGAGGTGACGAAGAAGACCGGCGGCACTTTGAGAGCATGA
- a CDS encoding sulfite exporter TauE/SafE family protein, which translates to MSLTDFLPKDVSLTVAMALCAVAFVSGTARGFSGFGSALIFMPLASSIAAPRLVAALLLVIDFVAAAPLLPDAWRKADRKATAVIVLGALVGVPVGTYFLSVLEPVTTRWIISCFVAALLLLLLSGWRYRGKDHAWLSVGIGSLSGFCSGLAQTGGPPIVGYWLGRPIAPIIARANILLFFGASDLFSMISYATTGLISRESLALSLIVGPVYAIGVAFGASLFGRASEQVFRAICYGLIAVAVIAGLPALDGILR; encoded by the coding sequence ATGAGTCTCACTGACTTTCTTCCAAAGGACGTCAGCCTCACTGTTGCGATGGCGCTCTGCGCCGTCGCTTTCGTTTCGGGCACCGCGCGCGGCTTCTCCGGCTTCGGCTCGGCGCTGATCTTCATGCCGCTGGCGAGCAGCATCGCGGCGCCGCGTCTGGTTGCCGCGCTGCTCCTCGTGATCGACTTCGTCGCGGCCGCGCCGCTGCTGCCCGACGCCTGGCGCAAGGCCGACCGCAAAGCCACCGCCGTGATCGTGCTGGGCGCGCTGGTCGGCGTCCCCGTCGGCACCTATTTCCTCAGCGTGCTCGAACCCGTCACGACGCGATGGATCATCTCCTGCTTCGTTGCCGCGCTGTTGCTTCTGTTGCTTTCGGGCTGGCGCTATCGCGGCAAGGACCACGCCTGGCTCTCGGTCGGCATCGGCAGCCTCTCCGGCTTCTGCAGCGGCCTCGCCCAGACCGGCGGCCCGCCGATCGTCGGCTATTGGCTCGGCCGCCCCATCGCCCCGATCATTGCGCGCGCCAACATCCTGCTGTTCTTCGGCGCGTCGGACTTGTTCTCGATGATCAGTTACGCGACCACTGGCCTGATCTCGCGCGAATCACTGGCGCTCTCGCTGATCGTCGGACCGGTCTACGCAATCGGCGTCGCCTTCGGTGCGTCGCTGTTCGGCCGTGCCAGCGAGCAAGTGTTTCGCGCCATTTGCTACGGGCTGATCGCGGTGGCCGTGATTGCCGGACTGCCGGCGCTCGATGGAATTTTGCGCTGA
- a CDS encoding carboxylesterase codes for MNHPIPDAVLDFIDVGKGPSARRIAVRRRAAQESGQESGQESGQGPGLVWLGGFKSDMQGSKAVALDEWARDHSRAMVRFDYSGHGESGGDFADGTIGRWLEESVAVFERFCDGPQVLIGSSMGGWMALLLAREIKKRQEQRQAKASLAGLVLIAPAPDFTEELMWKNFPAAVKKEIETKGVWLRPSDYGDGSPYPITRNLIEEGRNHLVLGSAIDLGCPVRILQGAQDPDVPWQHAFALTHRLPADDVVLTMIQDGDHRLSRPQDIARILAAVAEIG; via the coding sequence ATGAATCACCCAATCCCCGATGCCGTGCTCGACTTCATCGATGTGGGCAAGGGCCCGTCCGCACGCCGGATCGCGGTGCGGCGCCGCGCGGCCCAAGAATCCGGTCAAGAATCCGGTCAAGAATCGGGTCAAGGACCTGGGCTGGTCTGGCTCGGCGGTTTCAAATCAGACATGCAGGGCAGCAAGGCCGTGGCGCTGGACGAATGGGCCCGGGATCACAGCCGCGCTATGGTCCGTTTCGATTATTCCGGCCACGGCGAATCTGGCGGCGATTTCGCCGACGGAACCATCGGGCGCTGGCTCGAGGAAAGCGTCGCGGTGTTCGAGCGATTCTGCGATGGCCCGCAAGTCCTGATCGGCTCGTCCATGGGCGGTTGGATGGCGCTGCTGCTCGCGCGCGAAATCAAGAAGCGGCAAGAGCAACGGCAAGCCAAGGCCTCGCTGGCGGGCCTGGTGCTGATCGCGCCGGCGCCCGACTTCACCGAGGAGCTGATGTGGAAGAATTTTCCGGCCGCGGTGAAGAAGGAGATCGAGACCAAAGGCGTCTGGCTGCGACCGTCGGACTATGGCGACGGCTCGCCCTATCCGATCACGCGGAATCTGATCGAGGAGGGGCGCAACCACCTCGTGCTCGGCAGCGCCATCGATCTCGGCTGTCCCGTCCGCATCCTGCAAGGTGCGCAGGATCCTGACGTGCCCTGGCAGCACGCGTTCGCGCTGACCCATCGCCTGCCGGCCGACGACGTCGTGCTGACCATGATCCAGGACGGCGATCACCGCCTCTCGCGCCCGCAGGACATCGCCCGCATTCTTGCCGCCGTGGCCGAGATCGGGTGA
- the rplT gene encoding 50S ribosomal protein L20: MARVKRGVTAHAKHKKVYKAAKGFRGRRKNTIRTAKPAVEKALVYAFRDRKRKKRTFRALWIQRINAAVRPFGLTYSRFIDGMAKSGITVDRKVLSDLAINEPASFQVIAEKAKAALAA, from the coding sequence ATGGCTCGCGTCAAACGCGGTGTGACCGCCCACGCCAAGCACAAGAAAGTCTACAAGGCCGCCAAGGGTTTCCGTGGCCGCCGCAAGAACACGATCCGCACCGCCAAGCCGGCGGTCGAGAAGGCTCTCGTGTATGCCTTCCGTGATCGCAAGCGCAAGAAGCGGACGTTCCGCGCGCTCTGGATCCAGCGCATCAACGCTGCTGTGCGTCCGTTCGGCCTGACCTACAGCCGCTTTATCGACGGCATGGCCAAGTCCGGGATCACCGTGGACCGCAAGGTGCTGTCGGATCTCGCGATCAACGAGCCCGCGTCGTTCCAGGTGATCGCCGAGAAGGCCAAGGCCGCTCTGGCGGCTTGA
- a CDS encoding endonuclease domain-containing protein → MVDPKHPDWKVPAKLRANARALRRNSTDAERILWSELRGGRLNGASFRRQVPIENYVADFICHAAKLVIELDGGQHFSDEGERADARRSAVIEAKGFKVLRFSNLDVMINRAGVLETIATTIAERAPTPTLPRKREREQTVPVEKKQP, encoded by the coding sequence ATGGTCGATCCCAAGCATCCGGACTGGAAAGTACCGGCCAAGCTACGAGCCAATGCGCGCGCGCTCAGACGCAATTCGACCGACGCGGAGCGCATTCTTTGGTCGGAGCTACGCGGCGGCCGGCTAAACGGTGCGAGTTTCCGGCGTCAGGTACCAATTGAGAATTACGTCGCCGATTTCATCTGCCACGCGGCTAAGCTCGTCATCGAGCTCGATGGCGGCCAACACTTCTCGGATGAAGGCGAGCGCGCCGACGCGCGGCGATCTGCTGTGATCGAAGCGAAGGGCTTCAAGGTGCTCCGCTTCAGCAATCTCGACGTCATGATCAATCGTGCCGGCGTTCTCGAAACAATTGCCACCACCATTGCGGAGAGAGCCCCCACCCCAACCCTCCCCCGCAAGCGGGAGAGGGAGCAGACCGTTCCCGTGGAGAAAAAGCAGCCATGA
- the pheS gene encoding phenylalanine--tRNA ligase subunit alpha, with protein MSDLAMLETSILDQIAAAGDEAALEAVRVAALGKKGSISALLATLGKMSPDERKTQGAAINQAKDKVTEALAARRDVLKSAALDARLASETIDVTLPLRDAPAEAGRIHPLSQVWDELTTIFADMGFSVAEGPDIETDDYNFTKLNFPEGHPAREMHDTFFFHPKEDGSRMLLRTHTSPVQVRTMLSQKPPIRVICPGRTYRIDSDATHTPQFHQVEGLVIDKHSHLGHLKWILHEFCKAFFEVDHINMRFRPSFFPFTEPSLEVDIQCRRDKGEIRFGEGEDWLEILGCGMVHPNVLRACGIDPDEYQGFAWGMGIDRIAMLKYGIADLRQLFDSDVRWLSHYGFKPLEVPTLAGGLSS; from the coding sequence GTGTCCGACCTCGCAATGCTCGAAACATCCATCCTCGACCAGATCGCCGCCGCCGGCGACGAGGCCGCCCTCGAAGCGGTGCGCGTCGCTGCCCTCGGCAAGAAAGGCTCGATCTCGGCGCTGCTTGCCACGCTCGGAAAGATGTCGCCGGACGAGCGCAAGACGCAAGGTGCTGCGATCAACCAGGCCAAGGACAAGGTCACCGAGGCGCTCGCCGCGCGGCGCGACGTCTTGAAATCGGCGGCGCTCGACGCGCGGCTTGCGTCGGAAACCATCGACGTCACCCTGCCGCTGCGCGATGCGCCGGCTGAGGCCGGCCGCATCCATCCGCTGAGCCAGGTCTGGGACGAGCTGACCACGATCTTTGCCGACATGGGATTCTCGGTCGCCGAAGGCCCCGATATCGAAACCGACGACTACAACTTCACCAAGCTGAATTTTCCGGAAGGCCATCCCGCGCGCGAGATGCACGACACCTTCTTCTTCCATCCGAAGGAGGACGGCTCCCGCATGCTGTTGCGAACCCACACCTCACCTGTGCAGGTGCGCACCATGCTGAGCCAAAAGCCGCCGATCCGCGTGATCTGCCCGGGCCGCACCTATCGCATCGATTCGGATGCGACCCACACGCCGCAATTCCATCAGGTCGAAGGCCTCGTCATCGACAAGCACTCCCACCTCGGGCACCTCAAATGGATCCTGCACGAGTTCTGCAAGGCGTTCTTCGAGGTCGATCACATCAACATGCGCTTCCGGCCCTCGTTCTTCCCGTTCACCGAACCGTCGCTGGAAGTCGACATCCAGTGCCGCCGCGACAAGGGCGAGATCCGCTTCGGCGAGGGCGAGGACTGGCTCGAGATTCTCGGCTGCGGCATGGTGCATCCGAACGTGCTGCGCGCCTGCGGCATCGATCCCGACGAGTACCAGGGCTTCGCCTGGGGCATGGGCATCGACCGCATCGCCATGCTGAAATACGGCATCGCCGATCTGCGCCAGCTGTTCGACAGTGACGTCCGCTGGCTCTCCCATTACGGCTTCAAGCCGCTGGAAGTACCGACCCTCGCGGGAGGGCTGAGCTCGTGA
- the rpmI gene encoding 50S ribosomal protein L35 yields the protein MPKLKTKSGAKKRFKVTATGKVMFAHRSKRHGMIKRTKKQIRQLRGTAVLFKTDGDNVKKYFLPNA from the coding sequence ATGCCCAAGCTGAAGACCAAATCGGGCGCTAAAAAGCGCTTCAAGGTGACTGCCACCGGCAAAGTGATGTTCGCTCATCGCAGCAAGCGTCACGGCATGATCAAGCGGACGAAGAAGCAGATCCGGCAGCTGCGCGGCACCGCCGTGCTGTTCAAGACCGACGGCGACAACGTCAAGAAGTACTTCTTGCCGAACGCCTGA
- a CDS encoding nuclear transport factor 2 family protein has protein sequence MTTTTAMLRTFCDAVEQRNGKAFADLFTEDGVYHDVFYGAFPGREKIAAMIDDWFYRTATDFRWDMHDPVSNGITLYARYTFSYRSTLPEADGTRAMFEGVAIMTLRDGGIVSYHEVANTAPAFVDLKFAPERIAKIVARQGAELKARPEMKRHLG, from the coding sequence ATGACAACCACCACCGCCATGCTGCGCACGTTCTGCGACGCCGTCGAACAGCGCAACGGAAAAGCCTTCGCGGATCTCTTCACCGAGGACGGCGTTTATCACGACGTGTTCTATGGCGCTTTCCCCGGCCGCGAGAAGATCGCCGCGATGATCGACGACTGGTTCTATCGCACGGCAACCGACTTCCGCTGGGACATGCACGACCCGGTGTCGAACGGCATCACGCTTTATGCGCGCTACACGTTCAGCTATCGCTCGACCTTGCCGGAGGCTGATGGTACGCGAGCGATGTTCGAGGGCGTGGCGATCATGACGCTCCGCGACGGCGGGATCGTCAGCTATCACGAGGTCGCCAACACCGCGCCGGCGTTTGTCGATCTGAAGTTTGCGCCGGAACGGATCGCGAAGATCGTGGCCAGGCAGGGCGCGGAGCTCAAGGCGCGGCCGGAAATGAAGCGGCACTTGGGCTAG
- a CDS encoding FAD-dependent oxidoreductase — translation MTITRRSFLSASAGLAAMPVLRATAATLPREADIVVIGAGAAGIAAARRIMAANRKVVVVEAASQIGGRCITDTTTFDTPFDRGARWMHNPDTNPMIRLARSAGLDVLPAPSGQKMRIGRRNARAGETEEFLAALVRANRAIDEAARGKLDTACASVLPKDLGDWAGAAEFMLGAGFAGKDLKELSAIDKARAQDRNAAIACRQGLGTLITKLGEQAPVALSTPASRIVWSNRDVSVETQAGRIAARAAIITVSTNVLISGAIKFGPDIPKRTLDAASKLTLGSYDHIVLQLPGNPLGLSRDDILIEQSNSTRTALMFANIGGSSLCSIDVGGSFGRDLTQQGEKAMTAFAREWITKLFGSEVAVAVQKASVTRWNASPFVMGAMSAASPGGQLSRRILAEPIGNMFLAGEATHETLWGTVDGAWESGERAADAALRKIGALKDEPADVPTQSTKKRRAPRQ, via the coding sequence ATGACAATCACGCGCCGCAGCTTCCTATCGGCATCGGCGGGCCTTGCCGCGATGCCGGTCCTGCGCGCAACCGCCGCGACCCTGCCGCGGGAGGCTGACATCGTCGTGATCGGTGCGGGCGCGGCCGGAATTGCCGCGGCGCGGCGCATCATGGCGGCCAATCGCAAGGTCGTGGTGGTGGAAGCTGCGTCGCAGATCGGCGGCCGCTGCATCACGGATACGACCACCTTCGACACGCCGTTCGATCGCGGCGCGCGCTGGATGCACAATCCCGACACCAATCCGATGATCCGGCTGGCGCGCAGCGCCGGGCTCGACGTTCTGCCGGCGCCGTCAGGCCAGAAGATGCGCATAGGTCGCCGCAACGCACGCGCCGGCGAGACCGAGGAGTTCCTGGCGGCGCTGGTGCGCGCCAACCGCGCCATCGACGAGGCCGCGCGCGGCAAGCTCGATACCGCCTGCGCCTCGGTGCTGCCGAAGGATCTCGGCGACTGGGCCGGCGCGGCCGAGTTCATGCTGGGCGCGGGCTTCGCCGGGAAGGACCTGAAGGAGTTGTCTGCGATCGACAAGGCGCGGGCACAGGATCGCAACGCTGCAATCGCCTGCCGTCAGGGCCTGGGGACCCTGATCACCAAACTCGGTGAGCAGGCGCCGGTCGCGCTGTCGACACCGGCGAGCCGGATCGTCTGGAGCAATCGTGACGTCAGCGTGGAGACACAGGCAGGCAGGATCGCCGCGCGCGCCGCCATCATCACGGTCTCGACCAATGTGCTGATTTCGGGCGCGATCAAGTTTGGGCCTGACATTCCCAAGCGCACGCTCGATGCCGCCTCGAAGCTCACGCTCGGAAGCTACGATCACATTGTGCTGCAGCTGCCGGGCAATCCGCTCGGCCTGTCGCGCGACGACATCCTGATCGAGCAGAGCAACTCGACGCGCACGGCGCTGATGTTCGCCAATATCGGCGGATCCTCGCTGTGTTCGATCGATGTCGGCGGCTCGTTCGGCCGTGATCTCACCCAGCAAGGCGAGAAGGCGATGACGGCCTTCGCCAGAGAATGGATCACGAAGCTGTTCGGCAGCGAGGTTGCCGTCGCCGTGCAGAAAGCCAGCGTGACGCGCTGGAACGCCTCGCCGTTCGTGATGGGTGCGATGTCGGCAGCCTCGCCCGGCGGTCAGCTCTCGCGAAGGATCCTCGCCGAGCCGATCGGCAACATGTTCCTCGCCGGCGAAGCCACGCACGAGACGCTGTGGGGCACCGTCGACGGCGCCTGGGAAAGCGGCGAGCGCGCCGCGGACGCGGCCTTGCGCAAGATCGGCGCGCTCAAGGACGAGCCGGCCGATGTCCCGACGCAATCGACGAAGAAGCGCAGGGCGCCGCGGCAATAG
- the infC gene encoding translation initiation factor IF-3, protein MRRPNKAPPTAAKDGPRINDDIRNAQIQLIDQTGDNKGTIETVAAIRLAQEAGMDLVEISPNVSPPVCKIMDYGKYKYSAQKKAAEARKRQKIVEIKEIKLRPMIDDHDYEVKMRAMQRFFEEGDKVKITLRYRGREMAHQEIGTKLLDKIKTDVAELAKVEQDARFEGRQVVMVLAPR, encoded by the coding sequence ATTCGCCGTCCAAATAAAGCCCCGCCCACTGCCGCCAAAGACGGGCCGCGCATCAATGACGATATTCGCAATGCGCAGATCCAGTTGATCGATCAGACCGGTGACAACAAGGGCACCATCGAGACCGTCGCGGCTATCCGCCTGGCCCAGGAAGCCGGCATGGATTTGGTCGAGATCTCGCCGAACGTCAGCCCTCCCGTCTGCAAGATCATGGACTACGGGAAGTATAAGTATTCCGCGCAGAAAAAAGCCGCCGAAGCCCGCAAGCGGCAGAAGATCGTCGAGATCAAGGAGATCAAGCTCCGCCCGATGATCGACGACCACGATTACGAAGTGAAGATGCGCGCCATGCAGCGGTTCTTCGAAGAAGGCGACAAGGTCAAGATCACCCTGCGCTATCGCGGCCGCGAAATGGCGCACCAGGAGATCGGCACCAAGCTGCTCGACAAGATCAAGACCGACGTCGCCGAGCTCGCCAAGGTGGAGCAGGACGCGCGGTTCGAGGGCCGTCAGGTCGTCATGGTGTTGGCGCCGCGCTGA